Within the Leptospira ryugenii genome, the region TCGTCTTCTCCCATCTTTATCGATGAATACACTCTAGTGGGACACAATGTCATGATCCATGGTTGCAAAGTAGGTAAGGGTGTATTGGTAGGGATAGGTTCTATTATTTTAGACCAAGCGGAAATTGGGGACGGAAGTCAGATTGCTGCCGGTTGTTTAATACGAGGAGGGAAAAAGATTCCGCCTAGATCTTTGGTCGTCCCAAAAGATGGAGATATCAAAATATTTCCAGGAAAAGCGAAACCAGAATACACCATCACTGGATGTATTGAATATGCACACTTAGCAGTCAGATTTCAGAAGGGTATCTTTCGGCCATTTACAAAAGAAGAAGAAAAAGAATTTATGAACCAGGCAAAGGAGATCATTGCTAGATTAGGAATCTAAAGTACAAAGTGAACTATTTTCTTCCTTCGCGTATTTTTTTGGAAAACTCTCTTGCGTTTTCGACTCTCAGTCTTCCTTCTTCAAATCGCCTTTTCTCAGTCTCTGTCTCTAGGATCAGTCCAGGTACGAGAGCAGGTTTTCGATTAGGATCCAAAGCAACAAACGAAAGATAGGCGGTAGTAGCTCGCGTGATTTCACCTGTGTAAGGATTCTCACGGTTTACCCGAACGCCAACCTCCATGGATGTCCTCCCAACATAATTTACCATAGCCAAAAGATGGACGTGGTCACCGATCAGGATTGGGGTTATGAAATTGATTCGATCGATGCTTGCGGTGACTGCCTCTCTGCCAGAATGCCTCTGGGCTACCATAACTGCGATCAAATCGATCCAAGACATTATCGCTCCTCCAAAGGCTGTTCCATAGTGGTTCGCATGGTCTGGCAGTACAATATGCCGGGTCTCCACGGCAGATTCTTGGGGGGATTTTGGTGCTAAAGGATCAATCTTGTCTTGGTTCACAAATGAAGTTTGGTGCTAGGCCAGTTCGGGGCAAGAAAAATGTTGCGATGAGGCTCTTCGGTCCTCAGTCTGAGCGGATAGGCAATAGGAACCAAACAATGCAAGAAAAAGGATTTGAGTACCCCGAACACTGGAACCAATTGAAACAGGCACCTCCCTTCCTACTCCATTCCCGGCCCTTTACCACCCTTAGCTTCCAAAATTCCGAAGGAAAAAAACTAAATTCTGGCTCCCTCCAAATTGAACTTTTTCCGAAGGAAAAACAGACAAAAGTACGGCATTTGGGATCCGCCCTCTTCTTTTTTGAGGAATTGGCTCAGATTGCCTCCGATATCGAGAAACGATTGCAGGCCCTTGGTCAGAAATGCCAGTTCCAAATCGACCGAAACCAGGGAATCCTGAGCCTTTCTTTCCCGGAAACTACCGCATTTGCCCATTCCGCCCTACTGTTTACCTTCCCCACAGCCCAAATCGGCCACTATGAATTGAGGGAGTCCCTATTTCTGCCGTCCTTCCCCAGCACAAATTTTCCCCTTTCCGAAGGAAAACCATACCAACTTGACTTTGTCTATTCCGCTTATGGGACAAAGGTCTTTCTCGCAATGGACCAACATGCCTTTCGTAGCTACGCCGTCATTCAAACAGAACAGGCAAATCTAGATTTCTATTTGGAGTCCTTTTTGAAACAAAATGAACTCTCGTTTACCAAGGTAAATGCCTGTGAGTTCAATCTACTCAGGCTTTCCCAGTTTTTGGAGCTAAGCGATCGACTCAGGACACAGTCCCAAAGGCGGGGCCTAGGGAATGCGACATAATTTTTAAAGCGAGTATCTTGGCAAGGGAATTTCCCATAAGCTTAGGAAAATCTAGGATTTCTACCTTGACTTGGGAGCTTGTGCGAAAATCCTTCTAAAAAGCGTATATTTCGCCCGTGATCATATATATAAATTAGGTATTCCATGAAACGTACATTCCAACCAAGCAAAATCAAACGCGTGAGAACTCACGGATTCAGAGCCCGAATGGCTACTCCTGGCGGAAGAAATGTGTTGAGCAGTAGAAGAAAGAAAGGTCGTCATAAACTAACTGTCTCCGACGAAAAAATCGGGAGAAAGTTCTAAGAGGAGCCAACTTCGGAGACTCTTTGCGATCGTTCCAGGATCCAAGAATTATTCCGTCAGCCCAAGAAGTTTGGCAATAAGCCACTCCTTATGCTCCTTAGAAAGAACCAGAAGGAAGATTCCTTCTTTCTTTTTTGCCCTGATAAATCACATAAGAGAGCTGTTGATAGAAATAAGACAAAACGGATCCTAAGGGATTTGGTTCGTCGTCATATCCATAGCATACCAAAAGGATATGACATCGCACTGATTGCTCAATTTGAGTTTTCCAAATGCTCACCTGACAAACGATATGCCCTATTTCAAAACTTGTTCCAATTCCCGAAATGAATAGATTAGCAATCTTGGTACTTTGGACATACAAGAAATTGTTGTCTCCCCTGTTACCTGCTTCCTGTCGTTTTACACCCACTTGTTCAGAATATGCAATTGAAGCGTACAAATCGTACCCTTTTTTCCAAGCAACAAAATTAAGCATTTTAAGGATTGGTCGTTGCCATCCTTACCACGAGGGCGGTTACGACCCTCTACCAAAACCATTAAACGAGAGATAAAATTATGCAAGATGATACAACAAATAGACAAGGTAGATTATTTTTAGCACTTTTCATAAGTTTGGCGATTTGGATGGGTATTAACTATCTTTTTCCTCCTCCTAAACCAACCCAGCCAGCTAAGAAAACCGACCAAAAAGTTGTTACACCAGAAGAGAAGACAAAGCAGGAAAAAACAAAAGAAGAAACCCCTCTTAAAACTTCGATTCTAAATCCGATTAAGAGTGAAGATATCAAAACAATAACTCTTCATACGGA harbors:
- a CDS encoding gamma carbonic anhydrase family protein — translated: MNEIPEFSEPFIHPKATVFGMTDFGKSVSIWPGAVLRADMNQIHLGDYVNIQDNSTLHTDSSSPIFIDEYTLVGHNVMIHGCKVGKGVLVGIGSIILDQAEIGDGSQIAAGCLIRGGKKIPPRSLVVPKDGDIKIFPGKAKPEYTITGCIEYAHLAVRFQKGIFRPFTKEEEKEFMNQAKEIIARLGI
- a CDS encoding acyl-CoA thioesterase, coding for MDPLAPKSPQESAVETRHIVLPDHANHYGTAFGGAIMSWIDLIAVMVAQRHSGREAVTASIDRINFITPILIGDHVHLLAMVNYVGRTSMEVGVRVNRENPYTGEITRATTAYLSFVALDPNRKPALVPGLILETETEKRRFEEGRLRVENAREFSKKIREGRK
- the rpmH gene encoding 50S ribosomal protein L34, which gives rise to MKRTFQPSKIKRVRTHGFRARMATPGGRNVLSSRRKKGRHKLTVSDEKIGRKF
- the rnpA gene encoding ribonuclease P protein component — protein: MQELFRQPKKFGNKPLLMLLRKNQKEDSFFLFCPDKSHKRAVDRNKTKRILRDLVRRHIHSIPKGYDIALIAQFEFSKCSPDKRYALFQNLFQFPK
- the yidD gene encoding membrane protein insertion efficiency factor YidD, giving the protein MNRLAILVLWTYKKLLSPLLPASCRFTPTCSEYAIEAYKSYPFFQATKLSILRIGRCHPYHEGGYDPLPKPLNER